The genomic stretch CCATCCTGCCCACCGAGGAGGCGGCACTGGTCGAGTTCTTCCGCGGCATGCGCGGCGCGATCCATGTGGCCTTCGAGGAGGGAACCCAGGCGCAGTGGCTGCACGATCTGCTGGCCCCGGTGGTCGACCGCGTCGTCGTGTGCGATCGGCGGGGGCAGGCCCGGCAGGGGAACAAGGGGGACGCCAGCCTGGCCTACGTAAGGGAAGTCTCCTGCCGCAGCCGCTTCAGGAGCTGGATCTGGCCCGCGTGGTAGAGGTCGTGGGCGGCAGCGCCGTACATCAGGGTGAGGTTAGGAAAGCGTGAGCCGCGGGACTTCTCGTCGAGCCGGTGGGCGGGGAAGTTGGCAATGGTGTCGCGCAGCTCCTGGTGCTGCTGCACGAGCAGGCGCACGTCCTGCCGCCAGGTCGCCTCATCCAGTGGGTCCGGCAGACGTGGCCAGTTGCTGCCCGGCCGGGGGAAGGAGCCCTTGGGGTCGCCGCGCAGGCGGCGGCGCACGGCGTACTTCCAGTAGCTGGCGTGCAGTGCGATCTCCCAGATGTTGTGGCGCCCGTTGGCGGGCCGCCAGGCGGCCTGCTGCGCACTGACCCGGCGCAGCGCGCCGCGGAGCGTGGGGCCGTGCCAGGCCTGGCGGTCGAAGGCCTCGTCCAGGAAGCGGAGCAGCAGGCGGATCTCGGGAGAGGGAGCGGTCATTCGAAGCCTGGGAGTGGCGATTGAGCCCAGTTCATGGAAATGACCGCCTTCTTAACCGTGCAGGTGCACGAGGACGTGCACGAGTACGAAGGGTTGCGGGCCTAACGAGCTACTTGAGTACGCGTTCGAGATATTTCCCCTGGGTGGGGTCGACGCGCAGCGTATCCCCCTCATTGACAAAGGCCGGGACCTGCACGGTCACGCCGTTCTCGAGCCTGGCCGGCTTGGTCATGGCGGTCTGGGTCGCGCCCCGCATGGCCGGGTCCGTCTCGATGACCTTGAGCTCGAGCGAGGAGGGGAGCTCGATGCCGATGGGCCGTGCCTCGTAGAACTCGGCCAGGATCAGCATGTTGGGGGTGAGCCACTGGGCCGAGTCGCCCAGCGTCTCAGCATCCAGTTCGAGCATCTCGAAGTTCTCGGTGTTCATGAAGTGGTAGTGGTGGCCGTCGCTGTACAGG from Gemmatimonadota bacterium encodes the following:
- the efp gene encoding elongation factor P, which produces MPMPATQIRRGTVIVFNGDPCRVVDFRHHTPGNLRAMVQTKMRNLRTGAAFEHRFRAADTVEKAALATHELQYLYSDGHHYHFMNTENFEMLELDAETLGDSAQWLTPNMLILAEFYEARPIGIELPSSLELKVIETDPAMRGATQTAMTKPARLENGVTVQVPAFVNEGDTLRVDPTQGKYLERVLK
- a CDS encoding DinB family protein, whose product is MTAPSPEIRLLLRFLDEAFDRQAWHGPTLRGALRRVSAQQAAWRPANGRHNIWEIALHASYWKYAVRRRLRGDPKGSFPRPGSNWPRLPDPLDEATWRQDVRLLVQQHQELRDTIANFPAHRLDEKSRGSRFPNLTLMYGAAAHDLYHAGQIQLLKRLRQETSLT